One Spirochaetota bacterium genomic window carries:
- a CDS encoding ATP-binding cassette domain-containing protein produces MEPLLEFINVTCDAADPVEDLSFSIGAGENIVFFGVERSGLRTLTQLMLNIEEIYRGDIRYRGATIQGIDYLGKLRYKNEIGYVHGDYGLISNMTVEQNIAMRLDYYSDYSPEEISGITERLMRELNILDARGTRPVALTASEIFRTAYGRAVAHDPSLLIIEHAFTGLSPLNIRSFLGVLKNRVSSPEKSVVFVTYEPQKFLDFADTFRMLYKGRMVFSGTRREFLESDNPYLVQYRDVSMEGPMEIR; encoded by the coding sequence ATGGAGCCCCTGCTGGAATTCATCAATGTCACCTGCGACGCCGCCGATCCCGTGGAGGACCTCTCCTTCTCGATAGGGGCGGGGGAGAACATCGTCTTTTTCGGCGTGGAGCGGTCGGGGCTGCGGACGCTGACGCAGTTGATGCTGAACATCGAGGAGATCTACCGCGGCGACATCCGGTACCGGGGCGCGACGATACAGGGCATCGACTACCTTGGGAAGCTGCGCTACAAGAACGAGATCGGCTATGTTCACGGCGATTATGGCCTCATCTCGAACATGACCGTGGAGCAGAACATAGCCATGCGCCTCGATTACTACTCGGATTATTCCCCGGAGGAGATTTCGGGGATCACCGAGCGCCTCATGAGGGAACTGAACATACTCGACGCCAGGGGGACGCGTCCGGTGGCGCTCACCGCGTCGGAGATTTTCCGCACCGCCTACGGGAGGGCGGTGGCCCATGATCCCTCGCTGCTGATCATCGAACACGCCTTCACGGGCCTGTCGCCCCTCAATATCCGCTCCTTCCTCGGCGTTTTAAAAAATCGCGTGTCAAGCCCGGAAAAGTCGGTGGTGTTCGTCACCTATGAACCGCAAAAATTTCTTGATTTTGCCGATACATTCCGCATGTTATATAAAGGAAGAATGGTCTTCTCAGGGACGCGCCGGGAATTCCTCGAATCGGATAACCCCTATCTGGTACAGTACCGGGACGTCTCTATGGAAGGGCCCATGGAGATCCGTTAA
- a CDS encoding ABC transporter permease, protein MADEQNSSIREHSLVIATGARVLRFWDGVHDFGAYVYSIFQSFKSLRFIRVRALNSIILNQTRYTGIDALPFIIVIAMLLGGVVIIQGMTNLPKYGIDGYFGNLLVIIIARELGPLVTALIVISRSGTAIATEIATQQWSREILSLEISGIDPRLYIVIPRIAASILSIFSLIIFFDIVAFMGGYIISLTTIFIPLDTFIQNLVLSFSLKDLVATILKSLAFGLLIPLISCYYGLMPRSKFEIPIFVSRAVSRTLFCVVLLNAAISVVFYFTWME, encoded by the coding sequence ATGGCCGACGAACAGAACAGCTCGATCCGGGAACACTCCCTGGTGATCGCCACGGGCGCGCGGGTCCTGCGCTTCTGGGACGGGGTCCATGATTTCGGGGCCTACGTGTATTCCATTTTCCAGTCCTTCAAGTCCCTCAGGTTCATCCGCGTTCGCGCGCTCAACAGCATCATCCTGAACCAGACCAGGTACACCGGCATCGACGCGCTCCCCTTTATCATCGTCATTGCCATGCTCCTGGGCGGCGTGGTCATCATCCAGGGCATGACCAACCTGCCGAAGTACGGCATCGACGGCTACTTCGGCAACCTCCTGGTCATCATCATCGCCCGCGAGCTGGGCCCCCTGGTGACGGCCCTCATCGTGATAAGCCGGTCGGGGACGGCCATCGCCACCGAGATCGCGACGCAACAGTGGAGCAGGGAGATCCTTTCCCTGGAAATTTCGGGCATAGACCCGCGCCTCTACATCGTCATACCGCGGATCGCGGCGTCCATACTGTCGATCTTTTCCCTCATCATCTTTTTTGACATCGTCGCGTTCATGGGGGGCTACATCATATCGCTCACGACGATATTCATCCCCCTGGACACGTTCATCCAGAACCTGGTCCTCTCCTTTTCCCTGAAGGACCTGGTGGCCACCATTCTCAAGAGCCTCGCCTTCGGCCTGCTCATTCCCCTGATCAGCTGCTACTACGGGCTGATGCCGCGGTCCAAGTTCGAGATCCCGATCTTCGTGTCCCGCGCCGTGAGCCGCACCCTTTTCTGCGTCGTCCTGCTGAATGCGGCCATCTCGGTGGTTTTCTATTTCACGTGGATGGAGTAG
- a CDS encoding MCE family protein, with product MKLQLKGKEAYTRVRQGLGRIEYRVGLFVLIPAIVIVLFILIKLGYSLSTSTMDVYVKVNSITSLKKGTPVQIKGYQLGRVVDVKPLFKPALHFIATLRIKKDIELYEDCAAIITNQNVIGDPVVELRNPEKKGAFLLEGDVIEGIESGSIEDIMAKVNTLLTEVTGIVTLYREVSQESRGDIRKLVSSLAGTIANLNNILQNSQKDIIDIIGSIRQTARTLDEVANEIKRNPMKFLFGGKKEQ from the coding sequence ATGAAACTACAATTGAAGGGAAAGGAAGCATACACGAGGGTGAGGCAGGGCCTCGGGCGGATCGAGTACCGGGTGGGCCTCTTCGTGCTCATACCGGCGATCGTCATCGTGCTCTTCATCCTGATAAAGCTCGGCTATTCACTGTCGACGTCCACCATGGACGTATACGTGAAGGTGAACAGCATCACGTCCCTCAAGAAGGGCACGCCCGTCCAGATCAAGGGCTACCAGCTGGGCCGTGTCGTCGACGTGAAGCCCCTGTTCAAGCCGGCCCTCCATTTCATCGCGACCCTGCGCATCAAGAAGGACATTGAGCTGTACGAGGACTGCGCCGCCATCATCACAAACCAGAACGTCATCGGCGACCCCGTGGTGGAGCTGCGTAACCCGGAGAAGAAAGGGGCCTTCCTGCTCGAGGGGGATGTCATCGAGGGGATCGAGTCGGGCAGCATCGAGGACATCATGGCCAAGGTCAACACTCTCCTGACCGAGGTGACCGGCATCGTGACCCTGTACCGCGAGGTGTCGCAGGAGAGCCGCGGCGACATCCGCAAGCTCGTCAGCAGCCTGGCCGGCACCATCGCGAACCTGAACAACATTCTGCAGAACTCGCAGAAGGACATCATCGACATCATCGGCAGCATCCGCCAGACCGCACGGACCCTGGACGAGGTGGCCAACGAGATCAAGCGGAACCCGATGAAATTCCTCTTCGGCGGCAAGAAGGAGCAGTAG